TTTTTGCGGCGCGCTTAGCCCGCCTGCCTACGGCTTTTGCGGCTTACCCCGCCTTATCGTCGGTCAGCCCGCCCACAAAGGAATTTGCGTCGGTCAGCCCGCCTGCAATGGAATTTGCGTCGGTCAGCCCGCCTGCAATGGAATTTGCGTCGGTCAGCCCGCCTGCAATGGAATTTGCGTCGTGCTTAGCCCGCCGCTAATTTGGCAATTTGCTTCAAGTCGAGCTTGCCGCTGGGCAAAAGCGGGATTTTCTCTACTTTTACCAGATATTTCGGCTGCCAAAGGTTGCTAATGCCCGCGTTTCGGAGCGCGTCTTTTGCCTGCGCAAGTGTGATGTCGGTTGCGGCAAGCAGCACGAGTGCTTCGCCCTTGCCCTCGTCGAGCCTCGACGACACCGCAATCAGCGGAATGTCGGAGTCGGCAAGTTTTAGTTCCGCGTTGAGCGCAGCCTCTACCGTAGCGTGCGGCACCATTTCGCCGCCGATTTTCGAGAAGCGCGACACGCGCCCGTCTATATAAAGAAAGCCGTCTGGGTCCATCCGCGAGAGGTCGCCCGTAATCAGCCAGCCGTTTTGCAGTGCGGCGTCGGTCGCGGGTTTGTTGTCGAGGTATCCCGTAAAAATGTTCGGGCCTTCGAGCGCAAGCAGCCCCTGTTCGCCGAACGGCATTTCTTTGAGCGTTGCGGGGTGCAGTATTTTCGCCCGCATTCCCGGGAAAAGCTTGCCTATCGAGCCTTTGCGGTTGCCAGTCGAAAAGTATCCGAAGTCCCTCTCGGGCTGGTTGACGCCAACCACGGGCGACGCCTCCGTCAGTCCGTAGCCTTCAAGGTACGTTTCGCCGAACGCCGCGTTCCACATTTCGTGGAAGCCTTTGGGCGTTTTTTCCGCGCCGGCAATCGCCATTTTGACGGTTTTCATGTCGTCGGGCGCGGCGTGTTTTAAATATGCGCGGAAGAAAGTGGGGCTGCCGATTATCGCGGTGATTCCGATTTCCCTCACGGCGCGGATATTGTTTTTGACGTCGAGCGGGCTGTGGAGGGTTGTCGTTTTCTGCCCGTGCGCCGCCATGTACCACGCCTCGAAAAGGAGTCCGAAACTGTGGAAAATGGGAAGGTTCGCAAGAAGAATGTCGTCTTTGCCGAACAGCCCGATGAGTTTTGTTTGAAGGCAGTTGGCGATTATGTTGCGCTCGGTGAG
The Opitutia bacterium KCR 482 genome window above contains:
- a CDS encoding AMP-binding protein; translated protein: MLYTLDMGFEEFAKRPELKCTLAYTVAKGLCESHTDWLLCDFSGGAKKYSAAEILAQSVALSRRFAKLGLKDRVAVALAPSQIAFVVNYACVFAGVRPVNINFTLGPVAAKSCFETAKIETSITSEFFRAKIAKANPQFPWSENTIDAQKLLDEIPQAEIDEIAESVKLGADGFAKLHGIPKFGDNEREATLVFTSGSEGSPKAAILTERNIIANCLQTKLIGLFGKDDILLANLPIFHSFGLLFEAWYMAAHGQKTTTLHSPLDVKNNIRAVREIGITAIIGSPTFFRAYLKHAAPDDMKTVKMAIAGAEKTPKGFHEMWNAAFGETYLEGYGLTEASPVVGVNQPERDFGYFSTGNRKGSIGKLFPGMRAKILHPATLKEMPFGEQGLLALEGPNIFTGYLDNKPATDAALQNGWLITGDLSRMDPDGFLYIDGRVSRFSKIGGEMVPHATVEAALNAELKLADSDIPLIAVSSRLDEGKGEALVLLAATDITLAQAKDALRNAGISNLWQPKYLVKVEKIPLLPSGKLDLKQIAKLAAG